GGCGCCAATGACAACGAGTGCCTCGACTGTTAGAATGCCCTTACGCGGAGGGGCGGCCAATGAAGTGTCTGCGGTGTCCGAAGCAAGCCACCTACCACATTACCGAAGTGCTCCCCGGGGACCGGTTCGAGGAGGTCCACCTGTGTGAGGACTGCGCCAAGAAGTATCTCGTAGAGCCGCAGAAAAAGGCCGCGGCCGGGCCGACCGTTGACGCGAGCGAGGCCGCCGAGGAGGTCTTCGCCCGCCCCACGTGCGAGTCGTGCGGGCTCTCGTACCTGGAGTTCCGCAACCACGGGCGGTTCGGCTGCGCGCACGACTACGACGTGTTCAAGGGGGAACTGCTCCCGCTGCTGGAGAGCATTCACGGCGACGTGCGGCACGTCGGCAAGGCCCCGCGCCGGTTACCGCGTGCGCAAGGCGCACAGGTGGAACTCACCGCGCTCCGCCGCCGCTTGCAACAGCTCGTGACCGAAGAGAACTACGAAGAAGCGGCCCGGGTCCGCGACCGCATCAAGGAGCTGGAGAACGGCTAACCGTTCGCGCGTTTCATTGTGTTTCGATTGCGTGCCTCGAATTTGCTTGTTCCCGCACAGGGTGCGGCATGAAGTGTCAGACCTGCGACAACCCGGCCACTGTTCACCTGACTGACATCGTGAACAAAAAGAAGCGCGAGCTGCACCTGTGTGAGACGTGCGCGCGCGAGCGCAACCTCATTCCCGAACAGCCCGGCCCGCAGATCGACCTGAAGGCGCTCCTGAGCCTGCTCACGACCCCGCACGCGCCGGGGAGCACCGGCGCCGAGCCGCGCCCGGAGCCGGTCGCGACCGCGTGCGAGATCTGCGGGATGACGGTCGCCGAGTTCAAGGCCGCCGGGCGCCTCGGGTGCCCGCACGACTACGAATCGCTACGTTCCACTTTGGAACCGCTGTTGGAGCGCATCCACCGGTCGATGGCGCACGCGGGCAAGGCGCCGCGGGCCGTGCGGGTGCGCGACTGGAAGAAGCAGATGCAGGTGGCGGTCGCCGCAGAGGACTACGAAGAAGCGGCCCGGCTCCGCGACCTGATCCGCCGACACGAAGCATAGTTCCGAGTACCGGGTTCCAGCAGTTCCGAGTTCGACGGCGGGCGCTGCTGGGGATTTCCAACTCGGACCTCGGAATTCGGAACTGGAACCAGCAATGAATCTCGACAGCCTGCTCCCCAACCTGGGCGAATGGCTCCGCGGCACCGGCCCCGAGTCGGACGTGGTCGTGTCCACGCGCATCCGCCTGGCGCGCAACCTCGCCGATTTGCCGTTCGCCACGCGCGCCACGAGCGCCCACAAAACCGAAGTGATCGGCCGGGCGAAGGACGCGCTCGCCAAGTCCGACGCGGCGCTGAAGCTCGAGTACATCGACATCCCGTCGATGGCCGCCCTCGACCGCCAGTTCCTCGTCGAGCGGCAGCTCATCAGCCGCGAACTCGCGGGCGGGCTCGACGGGCCGCGCGGGGTCGCGTTCGATCCGACCGAAACCGCCAGCGTGATGGTGAACGAAGAGGATCACTTGCGCCTCCAGGTGCTCCGCAGCGGCTTCGCCCTCGACGAAGCGTGGCAGGACATCGACCGCCTCGATGACGCGCTGGAGCACCGGCTCAGTTACGCCTTCCACACGCAGTTCGGCTACCTGACCGCGTGCCCCACCAACGTCGGCACCGGGATGCGTGCCAGTGTGATGCTGCACCTCCCCGCGCTCGGGCTGACGAAGCAGATCGACAAAGTGTTCCGCGCGCTCCAGAAGATCAACCTCGCGGTCCGCGGGCTCCACGGTGAGGGGTCGCGCGCGTTCGGCGACCTCTACCAGATCTCGAACCACGTGACTCTCGGAAAGAGCGAAGCGAAGATTCTGGGCGAGATCCGCGAGGTGATCGTCACGATCCTGCAGTACGAGCGCCAAGCGCGCGGCGCGATCGTGAAGGAGCGCCGACAGGCGGAACACGACCGCGTCGCCCGGGCCATCGGGACGCTCGGCAGCGCGACGATGATTACCGCCGAGGAGACGATGGAACTGCTCTCCGCGGTCCGGCTCGGCATCCACCTGAACTTGCTCGACGGCATCCCGGTCACGGCGGTGAACCAGCTCTTCATCCACACGCAATCGGCCCACCTGCAGAAGCTCGCGGGGCACAACCTCGACGGCGAGGAACGGAACTCCGCCCGCGCGAAGTACCTGAAAACCAAACTCCGCGAACTCGGTTCCCATAAGTGAAGTCAGAACCTCAGATTCCAACTCCGGCGGCCAAACCTACCCCCCCGTCCCCCCTCCCTGAAGGGAAGGGTGGGAAAGAAAACTCTGGGGTAGGTAGTGTGTCCTCAAGCACAGCGCGCGCCTGCTCCCCCTTCCCTTCAGGGAGGGGGGACGGGGGGGTAGGTTCTTCTGGCGGTTTCACCCCTTCAGGGGGGGGGAATTCCTCCCGCGGCAGCCGCCTTCGTTTCTTCGTGTTCGCGCTGTTTCTCGGCCTCTGGACGTGGAAACTGCTCGAGCCGATCCCGGTTCCCGAAGCGCTGGTGGGGCGCCTCGGCGACTGGAAGTTCTACGCCGCGAAGTTGCTCCACGCGGGCGCGTATGCGTTCCTCACGGTGTTGGCCGTGACGCTGCCGCTGCCGCGCTACTGGCGCTGGTATTTCGTGGGCTTACTCGCACTGCACGGGGGCGCGACCGAAATTGGTCAGACGTTCGTCCCCAGCCGCACCGGTAGCGTGCGCGACGTGGCGATCGACTGGGTGGGAATCAGCTTGGGCTTACTGACGTGGTTCGTGATGAGCGGCGGGCGGTTGGCGAAAAGGAGTGATGAGTAAAGAGGACGTTGCGGGGCGAATGCACCCGGCCTCGGCTCTCATCACTCGCCGCCCGGGAGCCGTCAGGCCGCGCTCTTCATGAACTCCGCGCAGCGCCGTTGCATCTCTTCGATGGACACGTCTTCGATGTGCGTGGCGAGCGTCCAGACATGACCGAACGGGTCGGTGACGGTACCGGAGCGGTCGCCATAGAACTGATCCTGCACCGGCTTGAAGACCTTCGCGCCGACCGCGACCGCGCGGGCGACCGCTTCGTCCACGTTCGGTAGGTAGACGCACAGCCCGCCGCTGGTGCCGCCGAGCGACTCTGGCCCGCGGTTGCCCCACTCGGGCATTTCGTCGCCGAGCATCACGCGCGAACCGCTGATCTCGATTTCGGCGTGCGCGACGCTGCCGCCTGGACCATCGAACCGCATGATCTCGGTCGCGCCGAACGCCTGCTTGTAGAACTCGAGGGCCTTTACCGCCCCTCGAACCGTGATGTACGGAACAATCGTGTGGTAGCCGGCCGGTACGTGGTTGACGGGCATCGCGCGGACCTCCTTCGGGTAAGTGAAACCGCCCGAAAGGTAATCACCTGTCAATGTGTACGCAAGGCCAGATTTGGCCGCGAGTGTATCCGCCGTCTCGTTCAGGCGTTGTGCGCGGTCCCTGCGTTACTTCTGTTGTGGAGCAGGGAGAGTCGTACTCCGGGTGCGGTGAAGTGGCGAGTCGGGTGGCATCACACGCGATTGTCGATTGCGAGCCGCTCGGCCAAAACGTGCTGGACGCGCACCAACTCACGGTCCGCCCCGCCGTCCCACGGTTCGATCGCGACCCACCTGTCGCGCTGGTCCGGTCGAATCCATCCCGCGTCATCATCAACGAACAGAACCTCTTCCGGCGCCGCACCGACAATGAACGCGAGATCCTTGTGCTCGCCGACCCAGGGAACATAGCCCAACGGGTCAACGAGTTCCGCGGGAACGTGGCCGCACTCGACGAGATGGTCGAGCGCACTTCGGGCATCCGCTTCCTCCACGGTGGTGAACAAGACGACGCGCTCGAACCGAGCGAGGCAGAACGCCAGAAACTCCGACAAACCGGGCCGCGGGTTCGCGTTGTTCGCATCGGAGATCAACGTCCGTTCGAGATCGAGCGCGAGAACTCGGATCGCCAAATTGTACCTCCCGCGCCCTTCTATGTTGTTCGGGCACGTCCCCGGGATTCTTTCAGGCCCCGGCGAGCCGCTTGCGGAGGATGCCGCCGTGGTGCCGGACGTGGCCCACAAGGATGTACGCGAGCGCCCGCACGCTGATGCGGTTCCCGTTCGCGTCGCCCGCCCGTGCCCAGGCCGCTTCGGGCAGGTTGCGGAACAGCCACAAACTCGACCGGCGCACGGCCTCGAACTCGCTCACGACGTCCGCGAGCGCGAGGCGCTCGTACCCGCCCGACTTCGCGTAGTCGTTTTCCTCGAACCCGGGCAGTGGGGTCGCGTCGCCGCGCGCGAACCGCAGCGCCCGGTACCCGAATATGCGCTCCCCGTCGGTGAGGTGCCCGATGACTTGTTTCACGGTCCACGTGTAGGGCGGGTGGCAGACGTCCCCTTGCGCTTCGGGCACGCTCCGCCAGAGCGCGAGCGCGTCGTCCAGTTGCACGGCCATCGCCGCGAGCACGTCGGTCTCCGGCACGAGATCGATGTACTTCGAGTAGAACGCCGCGTGCTCCGTCTTGTCCGGTCGCTCCATGTTGCTTCCTCTCCAAACCGACGGACTCG
The Gemmata palustris DNA segment above includes these coding regions:
- a CDS encoding UvrB/UvrC motif-containing protein, with product MKCLRCPKQATYHITEVLPGDRFEEVHLCEDCAKKYLVEPQKKAAAGPTVDASEAAEEVFARPTCESCGLSYLEFRNHGRFGCAHDYDVFKGELLPLLESIHGDVRHVGKAPRRLPRAQGAQVELTALRRRLQQLVTEENYEEAARVRDRIKELENG
- a CDS encoding UvrB/UvrC motif-containing protein, whose protein sequence is MKCQTCDNPATVHLTDIVNKKKRELHLCETCARERNLIPEQPGPQIDLKALLSLLTTPHAPGSTGAEPRPEPVATACEICGMTVAEFKAAGRLGCPHDYESLRSTLEPLLERIHRSMAHAGKAPRAVRVRDWKKQMQVAVAAEDYEEAARLRDLIRRHEA
- a CDS encoding protein arginine kinase, whose amino-acid sequence is MNLDSLLPNLGEWLRGTGPESDVVVSTRIRLARNLADLPFATRATSAHKTEVIGRAKDALAKSDAALKLEYIDIPSMAALDRQFLVERQLISRELAGGLDGPRGVAFDPTETASVMVNEEDHLRLQVLRSGFALDEAWQDIDRLDDALEHRLSYAFHTQFGYLTACPTNVGTGMRASVMLHLPALGLTKQIDKVFRALQKINLAVRGLHGEGSRAFGDLYQISNHVTLGKSEAKILGEIREVIVTILQYERQARGAIVKERRQAEHDRVARAIGTLGSATMITAEETMELLSAVRLGIHLNLLDGIPVTAVNQLFIHTQSAHLQKLAGHNLDGEERNSARAKYLKTKLRELGSHK
- a CDS encoding VanZ family protein codes for the protein MFALFLGLWTWKLLEPIPVPEALVGRLGDWKFYAAKLLHAGAYAFLTVLAVTLPLPRYWRWYFVGLLALHGGATEIGQTFVPSRTGSVRDVAIDWVGISLGLLTWFVMSGGRLAKRSDE
- a CDS encoding VOC family protein, with the translated sequence MPVNHVPAGYHTIVPYITVRGAVKALEFYKQAFGATEIMRFDGPGGSVAHAEIEISGSRVMLGDEMPEWGNRGPESLGGTSGGLCVYLPNVDEAVARAVAVGAKVFKPVQDQFYGDRSGTVTDPFGHVWTLATHIEDVSIEEMQRRCAEFMKSAA
- a CDS encoding NIF family HAD-type phosphatase, producing MAIRVLALDLERTLISDANNANPRPGLSEFLAFCLARFERVVLFTTVEEADARSALDHLVECGHVPAELVDPLGYVPWVGEHKDLAFIVGAAPEEVLFVDDDAGWIRPDQRDRWVAIEPWDGGADRELVRVQHVLAERLAIDNRV
- a CDS encoding DinB family protein → MERPDKTEHAAFYSKYIDLVPETDVLAAMAVQLDDALALWRSVPEAQGDVCHPPYTWTVKQVIGHLTDGERIFGYRALRFARGDATPLPGFEENDYAKSGGYERLALADVVSEFEAVRRSSLWLFRNLPEAAWARAGDANGNRISVRALAYILVGHVRHHGGILRKRLAGA